GATAGCTTCAACAGCCACCGTTCTCTTCTGCTGCGCCAAACCCAGTTCCCGGCCAATTCCGATCAAGACCAGTTCATCTTCTCCTCTCGCCACCTTAAATGAAAGTCGGATTCGGAGCCGCAGCTTAACCCATGACCCAATTGCGTTGTCGGGTCTTATCGGAGCCGGTTTGGTTGCGGCTGCGTTCGTCGCGGCGGGACCAGATTCTAGTGCTATGGCGGCGGTGGATTCTCTTCAGCTGAACGAACCGGCTAATGCGTTGTCTTTACCCACTTGGGCAGTTCATTTTTCCAGCGTTGTCGAAtggttcttctccttcttcccttGCTCCTAGCTATTGATTTCAAATTTCACCTAGACAACATTGACGTTTGATCTATAGTGATACGTTAGTGTATCTGGTATTGTGGGTTTTTCGAGTTTTCGATGTCTTTCTTAAGTATTCATGTGCTCAGATCAAACCAGAATGAGAGTGATCTCAAAGATCAAGACTTTgcatttagaaattgaaatttgaGAGTACTTTATAGATAAACTTATTTCAAAGCCAGATTGAGTTCAAAAATGCAGTTGTGGAGCAAACATACTAGAAACTGTGATCTCTTCTTCCTAATTCTGGTTGTTTCTTTGTAACTAAAGGATTACGGCGATGGCGTTGGTATGGAAATATGGAGAAAGAAAGGGTTATGAGTCTTGGAAAGGTCTCTCATGGGGAATGGTGAGCTCTCTTAGCTGTTTTCCTAGATGCTCAACATGTTGTGTATTTAGATAGCTTGCACATGGTTTCAATTTCTGAGCCTTTTGGTTGAAGGATAgacttgttgttcttcttgatcaGGTACCTTTGCTTGGTGGAGCACTCTGCGCATGCACATGGCATTTCTTTTACAATGATGAATCTCTTGAGGTCAAGAAACTTCTTTACTCTCACTTTGCCTATAAGTCTGGTTCCCTTTGGTAATCAGATGGTCTGATGAATCACTGATGAATGAATATAGGGCTAAGCTCTTGTTTAACTGTGATTTTGTTGTTTACTCTTTACTCTCACTGAGTGTTTTGATGGTGGGTGGGTGCATTATCAGGTGTTGGTCGCACTTCAGGCAGCGCTAACTGTGATCGGTAATATTACTTTGTGCATCGCTGCCTTTCGAATCAACAAGTTGTCATCCAAGATTGAAGTCTCTGAAAAACCGTGAGGGCTAGCTAAAACACATATTTGTGTTAGCAAAAACGTTGAAGTGAAATATCTATTGTCCCATTTCTACAGACGGGTAAAGCTGGCTTTTGCTTGTTATGGAACACCTGATTGGGGATGAGAGTAAggtttatatgatttgtttgCTATTTGCCTATTGCAGGAATCTGAGTGTAGCCTTTTTGGTGGTAGGAGAAGCAGCTGGATCTTCGAGAATTGCCAATGTGGTATATTAGTCAAAAGATCTTGCTTTATATTTCTAGAGATTGCATCAAACAAGATTATATTGAgcgtatatatattgtatcttCCTGATTATACTCTTAATGAGTAACACCAAAGCCATAATCTTTGTAGTACTGAAAATGTTGTTTTGGGTCATAGACTTGACTCGAATATAAAGTGGAGAATCTTTTTCTCAGAATGGAAACGTTGACTCAGATATTAAAAGTTTACTTGGCGCATCAAACAACTCCGCATGCATGCTAATTTGCTATTAAttcgtaagttttttttttttttttgacaacaattcGTAAGTATTATGTTAGATTATAGATAGTAAAACATGCCCAAGAATAGTCAAAGAAAACTCATTGTGTCACACTCACACATAGgattaaatcaacaaaattatttaaaaaatgtcttttaaaaatcatttaaaaagtatgagaaaaaaaaaagcagggTAGTTGATCAATTCTTGGTAGGGACTAGGGAGGGactaaaaaaatccaaaatgtttaattaagaaaaaaactgagTTCCACTAATATCTTTACAACTCGTTAATCGTGAGATTAGAGTATTAGACCAAGCCAAAGCGTGAGGACAAAGGCATATCTTATCTTTATCTTTTTATCTTCCCAGAAAAAAGTCCACCTATAATACCATCTTAATCATTGCTTAAACAACCCCAAGGCCATATATACagacatttaaaattttgttaattaaactaatattgtaatttttaaaaaaagtttgaatgtacatttagagaaaaagagaaaaaaaatgtatattagaGATCAATGGAAGAGTctagaagaaaggaaaaatgtACAAGATTACTGAAAAGACAGTTTTTACCTCATAAGTTTGTAAATATTACAATTCCTTTCTCCAATCAGCCAGCCCCATCGATGATAAATTCAGAATCGGACGGCTTAAGATATTTAAAGGTGTACGTAGAAAGCGGTGTAGAGGAACATTACACAATAAACCGTACCGTGTGACTCATAGAAAtagtttattataaataaatacacacACAGATGTAAGTTCCTCCATAGTTAcgtgtttgtgtttttcttctcttttcttctcgaTTACGAAAGGTCTCCTCGTCCTTCTCAATTgccttatttttttatcatcgattcatataacaacaacacatcTTACGAagattacttctttttttttcttattaaagatcagaagaaaaaaaaaaaaaaaactcgtagATAAAATTATCAGAAGAAGGAGATCTCTGGTTCACGACAGGTAAATTCACAATCtcttatgtctttgtttttagattgaattgtttgattttgtgtgttttttccGATCGGAAAAAGACCTTGTGTTATCTTAGTGTTTGTCAGTTTGTGTCTATCGGAAACTCAGATCTACTTTTACGCTTTTTTGGGTTGGTGTTTGTGTTAATTTGGTAACGGAATTGTTAGAACTCAGAtctaatgtttgtttttggggTTATAAAACGAATCAAGTCAAAGGTTGTGTACTTTGAATCTTACAGAACCCGACAACCTTAATAAGATCTTCTGACATAAAAagactttgaattttttttttttcaaataacagGGGAATTTTTGGATCTTATGATTGAAAATTGTAGTTGTAAGATTCTGAATTTgacttttatcttttgtttttggattttgattttatatgtgcagggaaaaaaaacagagagtagtAATGGGATCTGAACAAAACGATAGCACAAGCTTTACGCAGTCACAAGCTTCAGAGCCAAAGCTATGTGCAAGCGGGTGTGGTTTCTTTGGTTCACCGTCGAACATGGATCTATGTTCCAAATGCTACAGAAGCTTATGTGCAGAGGAGGCTCAAACTGTAGTTGTCAAAGCTGCTGTTGAGAAATCTTTCAAGCCATcgtctccttctctttctcctcctcGTAGGCTCTTCATAGCAGAACCTGCTGTGAAACCCGAACTACTACCAGAAAAGTCCGTCCTTGTGGTGGCTGAGCCATCATCTGCTGCTgcaagagaagaaggagaagcggTTCCGGTTCCTGATGAGAACAACCAGCCCTCGAGACCTGCACGACCGAACAGGTGTTTGTGTTGTAACAAGAAGGTTGGGATCGTGGGGTTTAAGTGCAAATGCGGCAGCACTTTCTGCGGGGAACATCGGTATCCCGAGACTCATGATTGCACCTTTGATTTCAAAGAAATTGGTCGTGGAGAGATTGCTAAAGCTAATCCCGTCGTTAAGGCTGATAAACTTCAAAGGTTCTGAATGAAACATTCGAATGTTTTCAAAAAGGATTTGGCGGTGGATTTACTCAAAAATTGTATTTGAAATCGGGTTTGGAGTGTATTTGGATTGTTTCCAAAAGGGAAAGAGGATGTATTTGGTTCCATAATAAAGTGAATCGATGAAGTTTGGTTCTTGATTTCTTACCTTGTCTCACTAACGTTTGAATCTCTTGCTTATATGTATCGTTGGGAGTCCACTCCTTGATAGTCTCTGACTGACTAAATTATAtacgaagaagaaaggaaaaggtTCATTACGTCTCAAAATGtaaacacatattttaaaactaaaggCAATGAGGTTTGACTTATCTCACTTTTGACAATTTCGATATAGAGATCACAAGCAAAAGATACATACCGATGGACCGTTCACGAAAGCATGATTGTAGTTAAACCATGGCAAAGACAGTCGACAGCCATCGAGGCAATGTTCAGATTGTTTTTTCCCCTTAAGTGAATTCCAATCTTAAAACTCTCAATAATATCTATCACGCAAAAAGACTACTGGAAGATAAGAATGTCCGATGAGAATCTCGAACATTTTTACTCcccaataatatttttacataataaatatttgttatcCTCCTTATTTTGAAAATGGGAGCATTATAAGATCTtataaaacttttctaaaatGGTACAGGTAAAGGTTGTTTGAGGttttttattggaaaaaagaaaacctctagtaaaatgtaaaaattacattactgatcttatatataaaaaaatttaagtttatttcCCTTATTGAACTCTCAATAATaggaacatatatatacaaatatatttttgggaatttaacatgaaagaaaaatactcattgAAGGATAAAAAATGACTATTCATTTTAAATTCCCAATAAtgttttggcaaaaaaaaaaaaaaaaaaaaaaaaaaNNNNNNNNNNNNNNNNNNNNNNNNNNNNNNNNNNNNNNNNNNNNNNNNNNNNNNNNNNNNNNNNNNNNNNNNNNNNNNNNNNNNNNNNNNNNNNNNNNNNNNNNNNNNNNNNNNNNNNNNNNNNNNNNNNNNNNNNNNNNNNNNNNNNNNNNNNNNNNNNNNNNNNNNNNNNNNNNNNNNNNNNNNNNNNNNNNNNNNNNNNNNNNNNNNNNNNNNNNNNNNNNNNNNNNNNNNNNNNNNNNNNNNNNNNNNNNNNNNNNNNNNNNNNNNNNNNNNNNNNNNNNNNNNNNNNNNNNNNNNNNNNNNNNNNNNNNNNNNNNNNNNNNNNNNNNNNNNNNNNNNNNNNNNNNNNNNNNNNNNNNNNNNNNNNNNNNNNNNNNNNNNNNNNNNNNNNNNNNNNNNNNNNNNNNNNNNNNNNNNNNNNNNNNNNNNNNNNNNNNNNNNNNNNNNNNNNNNNNNNNNNNNNNNNNNNNNNNNNNNNNNNNNNNNNNNNNNNNNNNNNNNNNNNNNNaaaaaaaaaaaaaaaaacaaaaaaaatacacagaCACTCATAGCAATAAAGATATACATGAACGAAACCACTTAGTTTGCTTTCAGCCTTTTTATCTTTGAAAAATTCATGTTTCCTAAGTGAGCTAACTAATTCATACCAGATCAATGCATAATACAAATTTCATGTTCTTTTTATAAACACCACAATGTTTACTTGAAATATAAATTAGAAATATGTTAGAACAAACACCACAAATTTCATGTTCTTTTCATGTTGGGCCTAAAAATATGTTAGTACGTGAAATATAATTATGGTTCTATAAAGCCCACATGTAAGATTGAGAGGAGAATTCTTTTTTGCTAACGAACTATTCAGactaattttcgtttttttttctttttctttttgacatcaattttcgtttttttaatatacatatacatacataagaTAATTAACTTCACGTACGTGTATAAGCAACATTtgaaaaaacatgaattttttattGAAGACAATTAACAATGATGGAATGATATTTCATATTTGTCTCTTTACATTTTGTGGATCGATTCCTAGCTAGCAAGCTAATTCGGCGTAATTAAtcactcttttgattttcattaaTCTTAGATTAAAACCTCGCCTTTTTTGGATTAACAATTATCTGATTGGCCTTATTGAACTCTAATGTCATGTAAAAAGTTATTAGTTTCCGATTTAAACCATTTTGATTATGAATTAGAATTGAGTGATTATGTCTTCTATATTAGTGGTGATTTTTACATTTTCCATATATATGAGATCGTATAAGTCTCGCGTACGACGTCACGAAAAGAACCTGGTACTCACTATATACTCACGAGCAAGGCTCACGAGTACCGGAGTAAGGCAGCAGTTGAACAAGTGTATAGTCTCCTCCTTAATTATCCACATATGACATATCCATACCATGTCCATACGTATTCGAACATGCATGTATGAATATACATGCACATACAAAACTTGCCTATGTAGAGAGAACATGCACATAAAGCCCCCATacctctttattttttctcgTAAATTGTTAGCCTCCCGTTTAAGCCGCCGGTATTGCAGCTTTTCTTTAAAGCATATATTACTTacacacaatttaaataaacatataaaagatTGTTATTTATTCATCTATATCTAGTTTATTTATACATGTTGTAATGTTAATGTATATCGTctttattgtatatatgtatactgCTGTCCGAGCGGACGACATGTGTATAACACTTATACACATCTAGCTATTATCATGTAATAACCAATTATTAGGGTAATCATTATCCACATTGACCTATTGATTGATTTTGGGTTTAAGTAGTTATTAAGCACGACATGAAAACTCTCGTTATAATATAAGTACATGTGTTTTAACTTACAGatatattaatgttttcatGTAAACTAATAACAATCAACACAAGTTCCTTTCTAATTTTGGAAAGTAACTTTTTAGACACTTCAACAGAACTACACATATAAATAGCCGTTGATATGGACAACCGTAATTAATCATCCCAATTTATCTAtgattatatatcatatatataactatagtGTAAATATACTACGtagctaaaatatttttttttaaagtagaaAGTCTTGATTAATTCTACTTAACTTTATGACTAGTAACATAAGTGAAAGTCTATATCGAAAACTCAAACTGGGAATGTTGATAAGTTAGTTGTTGTATAATGTATCTAAATAGTTCCATATTTAGTTTGTTACGAGCTATAAAAATTGTCGAAAAAACACCATGAAATGTTGATAAAAAACCATACTTAGAGAGCCAACGACACACACAAATCAAATGCAAACTAGCAATGATAATTCATCAGAGAAAACCAATACATAAAGAAAAGTGTTACTCAAATCATCATAGAAAGATCTATGGACTAAAAAACGAACCAagataaaaatttaagaaaaaaaaagaacctgaTTCATCTTATGAACGTTGACCCATAATGAAGCTCGATTGAATCCTGATTCTTGATGATCTTCGTCGACTAAATCCATATATAGTCTTATTAATGTTCATAAGCTAACCCCTTTCAATCATATATATCCACTGAACTCATGATTCTTCGTTAGCTAGCTAACCAAGATGATGAGTGTGTGtgtcttaaatatattttgatcaaTAAGGTGGTCGTCCCGTTGACCAGTAAGACTGATCATGCTGCTGCTGCAACTGAACCGAACCAAGAAGGTTAGGTGGTAGCCCGTGATGACCCGACATAGCTTGTTGCTGATGTTGCAGTTGTTGCCCCATCATCGGTGGCGACTCCattgatcctcctcctcctccaccgccgtGAACTGGCGTCTGCATCTCATCTTCCTCTAAAGGCAACCTCTCGTACGCGGCATTGCTAAAAGACGCTGCCATGACAACAACAGGACCAGCACACAGCAAAGGACCAACGACGCTTCCTCCAACGACTTGTCCTTGTCCTCCGGCGAGGTAAACACTCAAACCGGTGGCTGTAGGAGGAGCAGGAGGAGGGAGAAAAGagcctgagagagagagaatctcgAACCTTCCGTGAAGGCTAACGACCGAGCCAGGAGAAGGATGAGATCCAGGCTGACGTATGGTGACGTTCGTGACGTTTCCAGTACCGCTCATAACGCAAACGCCGCGTTGGCGTCTGCGTGCGAAAGTTGCAACGCTCTCGACTAAATCACAGCCGTCACCAATCTCCATCACGTGGGTTCGAAGCGCGTTTGCGCTATCACGAGTGATAATAATaggtggttttggtttgttcttgGATCCAGCTGGTCTTCCTCTTGGTCTTCTTGTCATCTGATGATCTCCTCCAGAACCACCGCCTCCTTCTCCTGAACCGCCGTGTAAGTCTATGTCTTTACCTTCACTACCGCTGTGGTTAGCGATGTTGTCTATGTTGTCGCTTGTCTCCTCACGATCCATCTTGATTTGTCTGTTTAGTCCTCCTCCTTGTTGATCATCTTCGGGTTGGTTTCTTTGTTGCTGGTGATGGTGGAGGAAGAactcttgttgttgctgttggaGATGTAATTGAAAGTCTCTAGCGTGGAAGGGAGGAGGGAGAGAGCTTTGTGATCCATGAGATTGCACTGGATCCATGATCTATGATTCAATGGTCGAACTGGATCAAAAGTAAGAAGATAGTCAAGAGACTATACTGATCGATCTAAGAACAGATCTTTTCTTTAAGTTgaccttttttcttgtttagttgtcaaaaaaaaaaactagctagctagaagaagaaagagagtagTAATGATAAACAACGAAATCCAAGCtggatcttcttcatcttcgtctcttgttccttttgattttgtagGGTTTCTCTCTCTATACCTAGTTTTGTTGTAtagcttttctctcttttttgagTTGGAGGAAGTGAAATTTGGAAAGTGAAAAAGGGGGTTTTGGTGGGTctttatataaactaatactGAGATGTGTGGGTGAGTCTAACTTTGGTTTTTTGATTGGTAAACTAGggttatgtaaaaaaaaaaagggtacaaGATAAGAAGCCCAAGTTATGGGATTTTTATTATGTGTANAGTTATGGGATTTTTATTACGTGAATTGACTGTGAGTTACTTTCTTTGTATGGGCGGTGTTTGGTCCCTCCCTCGCTCATTCACCTTAAACCTAATATCTCGTCACTGGTTAGTAAGTCACTCCAACCATCaaaaattggaagaaaaatataaatacgaTGCATTGTTGGCTTGTAGTGATCCTAGCTAGTAGTGATTAATATTCAACCGGTTATCTCAAGATCATTAACTCATATAAATACGAGTATCATTTGCTACATCAACATGATTCACCGGttgtatggaaaaaaaaaaaaaagcaatggattcaaacttttttaactatcaggagaaagaaagaagcaaagttggtatcaaaaataaaagatacattattaaaaataaattattgcatggttgaccaaaaataaataaaaatgattgcATGTACATTAGCTATAGAATTATTACGATTAGTGAATATAAATACACGCACCAACAAACAAACTTACAACTCATTCAATGATAAGTATAAGAAATATCAATTACCAATATATTTGGTTATACAAGACGTTGGTTGGAATATTAAATCTTTAACATATGATTGATTTGTAatattgatatgatgatgaatgttCCTGTGTTGctgaatttgtttaaaaatatattccttTAAATATCTTTAAATGAATAACAGCactaatgttatttttatacaaTTGTCATTAAGGTTATAGATTAGTGTTGTTCGTTGAAAAGAAACTATATAGGCTATATATAAGAGTAGCCTTTACTTAGTTGATATATAGTCAAACGATCCATTTGTCAATATAATCCAGATCTAAAGTTGTTTCTTTATTAAAAGTATGTTCATACAGacacatgtgtttatatagagagagattgaaCATTGGAGAGAGTGAAATAACAAGAAGGCGCGAAGATGTCGCTGACAATTCCAAAACCACGAGAGAGAGtttaaaaagttgaagaagaagaagataagagaggagaggagaggagagacATCGCATGAACTGTTGGGAGAGATAAACACAAACTTCAAGGTGTTAAAGAGATGCCCTTTGTCGGCTCTCTCACGATCGTCACCCCCTCTCCCCACGTGCCCTTCTCCTCCCactcctttattttctttacatCGATAAAAATTTTCCGATCTATTCCAGCCAATAAACATAAGCAaggttttttgaattttatctACGTGTATGTGCATAATGGTATTGATATAGAGTTAAGGGTGTAAAGTTTGATAGTTTCACATTTATTTCTAGTGTGTAAATTTTGCGTATGAACCATTTTAGGCActttaaattttggtttgacattttatatttagggtTACGGAATGTTTTTTCATGCAAAGGAACCTACTCACCTCTAAATTTAGTCGAGTAGTCGAGCAATTTAGTTTTAGGCCTCACCTCAAAATATACTAATGTTATAGCGtgtgttactatatatatattggtaacAACTTTAGTATCAAACTTAAGACAACTAGACATATAGTAGATTggtatcaaaaataaaagatacattattaaaaagaaacaaaattggtaaaaaatatatactaatgcTATAGCGTGTCTTAAACTATTgttgtgaaaaaacaaaaatagtactCCTACTACTAAACTATAACGCTGACTTTCAATTGATTCACTTAAAACATGAAACcttatatttatgttatattgcagattatactaaaaaaatgtgaacgtgtaccaaatcacaaaaaatatatagtgaTGCTTCTTTCTAACTTTTCTAGTCGTACAATAAATGATATGAACATTcctaaataaaaaagattaaactACCAAATTTTTGTGCTTGATTATGCATTTTCTAACTATAATATAATAGTATGTCGGGAAAACGTCCTGGTTccccatgagaactatgatatcgtacCAGATGGAGCCCGATCTTTACCCCCGTCCCAGATGGCTCTCATGAAATTCTTCTCAATCTATATACCCATATATCGGGATGTTATCGGTTTAAAGAGTGAACCGATACGATACCGTTCATAccaaatagaaaaccaaaaataaaacctgaCTGATGTTAATAATCCGACCCGAGACGATACATCTATAACACATCTATAActccattaaaatccccaaatcctcaaaccctaaaagcatAAAATTCTTAAATCGATCTTTGCAACCATGAGTACCGTTTCTGGAGGTTCGAGTGGTTCATCAAATGTTCGACAAAGAGGATTCGTCGTTGGCGTGCCTAAGAGATGCTGGTGTGGGGAACACATCGTGGCAAAGAATTCCAAATCCGAGCCTAATCCTTCTCGGAGATACTTTCGATGTCGAGAAGCAGCAGCAAAGAAGGTactatgttatgctttgtttgATGTAGACATCGACCTAATCCAAATCCGAGCCTAATCCTTCTCATCAATTTTCATTGTATTCTATGATATAATGTTAGCTTGTGAACGATAACCACATCTTTAAGTGGGTCGATGAGGCATTGTTGGACGAGGTAGCAACATTGGGTGTTCAATttgagagagtaaaagaagagatgaaagagcgTACAATAGAGACATTGCAAGAACAGAAGCTGAAATttgagaagatgcaaatggagtTCGAAAAAGAGCTTTGTGAGAGGGTTGAAGAAGTTTTGTTGGAAGCAAAAGCTGAATTGCAATGTAGGATGAATAAGAGTATAATTGTATGTGTTTTCGGTTTTATGatcttgtttgctctgtttaagCTTGTATGATGAGCTATTGTAAACTATTGTTCGGTTGTAATCTATTGTTGTTCGGTTGTATGCTCTGCTTTatgctcttgtttgttttggtgttgaGTGTGAACTCCTGTTGGTGTTGCTATTGCATTTAATAAGATAAGACATTCCACATTTCATAAAAGGcagaacatgatgaacacatGTTCTGAAAACAAGCAGAATGATAACGTTTTGAAATCATGTTCTCAACATGATCACAGACCAAAAACATAACCCTACTAGTCTATTCGACCAAAATACAGATCCAACTAgtctcttaaaccaaaaaacagaccCCTACTACCATAATCTTCAATATTCAGGCTTGTGAAAGTCCTCCACCACCTTGAGATAGTCCTCCACCACCctgaacaacttctcctccaccagattgagaaagtccaccaccatcttgagaaagtccaccaccttgaacaacttctcctccaccaccctgAGAAGCCTGAAAAACcgcaaatttcaaaaaatgagAACAAGAGACTCATCTtgagaaataaaatgagaaaaaaccgATTAACAACctgtgtttgattcttcttctggtggtacCTACGGTTATGCTGATCAGAACCACAAATTCCACAGTGCATTatcctttttttatgttttggtttcttcttgacAGGAGACTCATTTACACCtggcttcctcttcttgtctgCCTTGGTTATCTTCTTTCTCCCAGGTTGTGGTGGCTCAGGTGGAACATGAACATTCTCACCTAAAGTCGAAGGCCAATGACGAGCACCCCTTTGTGGAGTAATGCCCTTATCCCCAACACATCTAAACCCGAGTTTATCTTTGTCATGCTCTTTAGCAAGAAACCTTGCCACATATGGAGTACATAAACCTGAAACATCAAAAACCAAGAACATTGCATTAAATATGTAGAAATCATAGACAGTCTTTGAATAAAATCATAGACAATCGTAGAAAATtgcattaaattttgaataaagttaattacctttgtgagaatgagagagagctgAACGCTTGGCAATCCGAACCATAGACAGTCTTCTAACTGTCTCCAACATTGCCACAAACGGTTTCTCCCTTGCTTTGTCGATGGTCTTGTTGAAAGATTCTGTGAAGTTGTTGTCAACATCTTCGCAATAACCCCCCAACTTATAGAAGGCACGACACCAGCTCTTTGGTTTCGACTTCATAACATCATCATACACACCAGTGTCATAAGCGTGTATCTGTTCCAGTCTCTCACCGAACTGTTTTGCATTATAGCTCCAAGCCATATGCCAGAGGAGTGGCTTGATTTGCTTCTTGGAAGGATgagtcttcttcaagttcccatAGATGTGTCTAACACACATTCTATGCTCTATTTGTGGTAACTCCAACTCCACA
The sequence above is a segment of the Camelina sativa cultivar DH55 chromosome 10, Cs, whole genome shotgun sequence genome. Coding sequences within it:
- the LOC104718024 gene encoding uncharacterized protein LOC104718024 is translated as MAIASTATVLFCCAKPSSRPIPIKTSSSSPLATLNESRIRSRSLTHDPIALSGLIGAGLVAAAFVAAGPDSSAMAAVDSLQLNEPANALSLPTWAVHFSSVVEWITAMALVWKYGERKGYESWKGLSWGMVPLLGGALCACTWHFFYNDESLEVLVALQAALTVIGNITLCIAAFRINKLSSKIEVSEKP
- the LOC104718026 gene encoding zinc finger A20 and AN1 domain-containing stress-associated protein 9-like, encoding MGSEQNDSTSFTQSQASEPKLCASGCGFFGSPSNMDLCSKCYRSLCAEEAQTVVVKAAVEKSFKPSSPSLSPPRRLFIAEPAVKPELLPEKSVLVVAEPSSAAAREEGEAVPVPDENNQPSRPARPNRCLCCNKKVGIVGFKCKCGSTFCGEHRYPETHDCTFDFKEIGRGEIAKANPVVKADKLQRF
- the LOC104718027 gene encoding AT-hook motif nuclear-localized protein 24-like — translated: MDPVQSHGSQSSLPPPFHARDFQLHLQQQQQEFFLHHHQQQRNQPEDDQQGGGLNRQIKMDREETSDNIDNIANHSGSEGKDIDLHGGSGEGGGGSGGDHQMTRRPRGRPAGSKNKPKPPIIITRDSANALRTHVMEIGDGCDLVESVATFARRRQRGVCVMSGTGNVTNVTIRQPGSHPSPGSVVSLHGRFEILSLSGSFLPPPAPPTATGLSVYLAGGQGQVVGGSVVGPLLCAGPVVVMAASFSNAAYERLPLEEDEMQTPVHGGGGGGGSMESPPMMGQQLQHQQQAMSGHHGLPPNLLGSVQLQQQHDQSYWSTGRPPY
- the LOC104720177 gene encoding uncharacterized protein At4g04775-like, with the protein product MSTVSGGSSGSSNVRQRGFVVGVPKRCWCGEHIVAKNSKSEPNPSRRYFRCREAAAKKLVNDNHIFKWVDEALLDEVATLGVQFERVKEEMKERTIETLQEQKLKFEKMQMEFEKELCERVEEVLLEAKAELQCRMNKSIIVCVFGFMILFALFKLV